The Juglans microcarpa x Juglans regia isolate MS1-56 chromosome 2S, Jm3101_v1.0, whole genome shotgun sequence genome has a window encoding:
- the LOC121251871 gene encoding LOW QUALITY PROTEIN: 3-hydroxyisobutyryl-CoA hydrolase-like protein 5 (The sequence of the model RefSeq protein was modified relative to this genomic sequence to represent the inferred CDS: inserted 1 base in 1 codon), producing MAQETVRPDEEVVLGEEIDHVRLITLNRPRQLNVISHEVVYLLAEYLEKWEKDHNAELVIIKGAGRAFSAGGDLKMFYDGRKSKDSCLEVVYRMYWLCYHIHTYKKTQVALVHGISMGGGASLMVPMKFSVVTEKTVFSTPEASIGFHTDCGFSYILSHLPGHLGEFLALTGARLNGKELVAAGLATHFVPSEKLPELEKHLISLNSGDKNAVKSAIEEFSVVVQLDENSILNKKSIIDECFSKNNVADIIKSFESEASKEGNGWIGAVLKGXRRSSPTGLKITLKSIREGRKQTLSECLKKEFRLTMNVLRATISEDVYEGIRALTIDKDNAPKWEPPSLDKLDDEDVDLVFQQFKENLELQIPEDNRWYGKYESTPYATSKVKD from the exons ATGGCACAAGAAACTGTACGCCCAGATGAGGAG GTTGTCCTCGGAGAAGAAATAGATCATGTGAGGTTGATCACCTTAAACCGGCCTCGTCAACTGAATGTCATCTCACATGAAGTG GTTTATCTGCTAGCAGAATACTTGGAAAAGTGGGAGAAGGACCACAACGCTGAGCTTGTAATTATCAAG GGAGCTGGCCGAGCTTTCTCTGCCGGTGGAGATCTGAAAATGTTCTATGATGGCAGAAAGTCGA AGGATTCTTGCCTTGAAGTGGTCTATAGAATGTATTGGCTCTGTTATCATATTCATACCTATAAGAAAACCCAG GTTGCCCTTGTGCATGGAATTTCAATGGGTGGAGGTGCATCTTTGATGGTCCCAATGAAGTTCTCAGTTGTCACAGAAAAAACA GTATTTTCCACTCCAGAAGCAAGCATCGGATTTCACACTGACTGTGGCTTTTCCTAtattctctctcatctccctgGGCATTTAG GGGAATTCTTGGCCTTAACAGGAGCTAGGCTGAATGGTAAGGAATTGGTTGCTGCTGGATTGGCAACCCATTTTGTCCCATCCGAG AAATTGCCTGAGCTAGAGAAGCATCTGATAAGTTTGAACTCTGGTGATAAGAATGCGGTCAAATCTGCTATTGAAGAATTCTCTGTGGTTGTTCAGCTTGATGAAAATAGCATATTAAACAA GAAGTCAATAATTGATGAATGCTTTTCCAAGAATAATGTTGCGGAcattataaaatcattt GAATCTGAGGCAAGCAAGGAAGGAAATGGATGGATAGGTGCAGTTCTTAAGG TAAGGAGATCTTCCCCTACAGGattgaaaataacattaaaatcg ATTCGTGAAGGGAGGAAGCAAACACTGTCTGAATGTTTGAAAAAGGAATTCAGACTCACAATGAATGTACTGCGTGCCACAATCTCCGAGGATGTCTACGAG GGTATAAGGGCGCTCACCATTGACAAGGATAATGCTCCAAAG TGGGAGCCGCCATCCCTCGACAAATTGGATGATGAGGATGTAGACCTGGTATTTCAGCAATTTAAAGAGAATTTGGAGCTTCAGATTCCAGAGGACAACAG GTGGTATGGTAAATATGAGAGTACACCCTATGCGACTTCAAAGGTGAAAGACTAA